A genomic region of Pseudomonas abietaniphila contains the following coding sequences:
- a CDS encoding COX15/CtaA family protein: MTRPGFRLALCATLLALVVVLLGAYTRLTHAGLGCPDWPGCYGFISVPKTEAQLAHAELRFPDSPVEEHKGRNEMVHRYFAGGLALMIMMLGVQAWHRRHISDQPVGLPLLLVGVVGAQAAFGMWTVTLKLWPQVVTAHLLGGITTLSLLFLLTARLSGVFAPMPQMSPRVRRLAAVGLVLVALQIALGGWVSSNYAAMACTDLPLCQGQWWPEADFANGFHLTQHIGPNYLGGKLDSTARTAIHLTHRIGALLVTCSLLMLAWQLQRAGLKGLAGLLAVALVLQIALGVSNVLFHLPLGVAVAHNAGGAALMLTMTFINYRVRPAFAVSRRHAPSFWQHAHVLLHLGPHR, translated from the coding sequence ATGACCAGACCCGGATTTCGTCTCGCACTGTGTGCAACCTTGTTGGCGCTGGTGGTTGTGCTGCTCGGCGCCTACACCCGACTGACCCATGCCGGCCTCGGCTGCCCAGACTGGCCGGGCTGCTACGGATTTATCAGCGTGCCCAAGACCGAGGCGCAGCTGGCCCACGCCGAACTGCGCTTCCCGGATTCGCCTGTCGAGGAGCACAAAGGCCGCAACGAGATGGTTCACCGCTATTTCGCCGGTGGCCTGGCGCTGATGATCATGATGTTGGGTGTTCAAGCCTGGCACCGTCGGCACATCTCCGACCAACCGGTTGGACTGCCGTTGTTATTGGTAGGTGTGGTTGGCGCCCAGGCAGCGTTCGGTATGTGGACGGTGACGCTCAAGTTATGGCCGCAGGTGGTGACCGCCCATTTGCTGGGCGGCATCACGACGTTGAGCCTGTTGTTTCTGCTGACGGCCCGGCTGAGCGGAGTGTTCGCGCCGATGCCACAGATGAGTCCGCGCGTGCGGCGTCTGGCGGCGGTCGGTCTGGTGTTGGTGGCGTTGCAGATTGCGCTGGGTGGTTGGGTCAGTTCCAACTATGCGGCGATGGCCTGCACTGACCTGCCGCTGTGTCAGGGCCAATGGTGGCCGGAGGCTGACTTTGCCAACGGCTTTCATCTGACTCAGCACATCGGCCCCAATTACCTGGGCGGCAAACTCGACAGCACGGCGCGAACGGCGATTCACCTGACTCATCGCATCGGCGCGCTGCTGGTGACCTGTTCGCTGCTGATGCTGGCCTGGCAGCTGCAGCGCGCAGGGCTCAAGGGTTTGGCCGGTCTGTTAGCGGTGGCGCTGGTTCTGCAGATTGCGTTGGGTGTGAGCAACGTGCTTTTCCATCTGCCGCTGGGGGTAGCGGTGGCGCACAACGCAGGCGGTGCGGCTCTGATGCTGACCATGACATTCATCAACTACCGCGTCCGGCCGGCATTCGCCGTTTCACGCAGACACGCACCGAGCTTCTGGCAACACGCGCATGTGCTGCTGCATTTAGGACCGCATCGATGA
- a CDS encoding SURF1 family protein, with amino-acid sequence MKRFRPGIAPTLVVLLLLPVLIYLGFWQLGRGEEKRIMLATYAERRAAPPMSAELLPATADPAYRRVQLRGSFDAEHSLLLDNSTRDGKAGVELIQPFHDQLSGVWLMVNRGWLPWPDRRTPPVFETPTQALNLDAWVYVSPGATFQLHPDAQSGSWPKLVTAIDPAKVWPELNREGFAHELRLEAGPAAYRADWPVVAMGPEKHLGYAVQWFAMATALVGLYLYLGFNTTRTARRTDKHNKKKEKPHGNSDESSQHV; translated from the coding sequence ATGAAGCGCTTTCGGCCCGGCATTGCGCCCACGCTGGTGGTGCTTCTGTTGCTGCCGGTGCTGATTTACCTGGGCTTCTGGCAGCTGGGACGCGGCGAAGAAAAACGCATCATGCTCGCCACCTACGCCGAGCGCCGCGCCGCGCCACCGATGTCGGCCGAGTTATTGCCCGCTACCGCCGATCCCGCGTATCGCCGGGTACAACTGCGTGGCAGCTTTGACGCCGAACACAGCCTGCTGCTGGACAACAGCACCCGTGATGGCAAGGCCGGCGTTGAGCTGATCCAGCCCTTCCACGACCAATTGAGCGGTGTGTGGCTGATGGTCAATCGCGGCTGGCTGCCTTGGCCTGATCGTCGCACGCCCCCCGTTTTCGAGACGCCCACGCAAGCGCTGAATCTGGACGCGTGGGTCTACGTCTCGCCCGGTGCGACCTTCCAGCTGCATCCCGACGCACAGAGCGGCAGTTGGCCAAAACTCGTCACGGCCATCGATCCCGCCAAGGTCTGGCCTGAGTTGAACCGCGAAGGCTTCGCCCATGAACTGCGCCTGGAAGCAGGGCCTGCGGCGTATCGCGCCGACTGGCCGGTGGTGGCGATGGGGCCTGAAAAACATCTGGGTTACGCCGTGCAATGGTTCGCCATGGCCACCGCGCTGGTCGGGCTTTATCTGTATCTGGGTTTCAACACGACCCGAACTGCCAGGCGCACAGACAAGCACAATAAAAAGAAGGAGAAACCGCATGGGAACAGCGATGAATCCAGCCAGCATGTCTGA
- the cyoE gene encoding heme o synthase produces MTTATGEQHRQALWRDYLELTKPKVLVLMLITSLVGMFLATRAGVPWAVLLFGNLGISLCAGGAAVVNHVVDRRIDALMARTHKRPIAEGRVSPAAALTFAALLAIIGQALLLTFTNALAAWLTLASLLGYAVIYTGFLKRATPQNIVIGGLAGAAPPMLGWVAVTGHISAEPLLLVLIIFAWTPPHFWALAIHRKDEYAKAAIPMLPVTHGERYTKLHIVLYTFVLLAVSLMPFVIKMSGVLYLICASVLGIRFLHWALVLYRGSRPHAAINTFKYSIWYLLLLFIALLVDHYLVLNL; encoded by the coding sequence ATGACAACCGCAACCGGCGAGCAGCATCGCCAGGCGCTGTGGCGGGACTATCTGGAGCTGACCAAGCCCAAAGTTCTGGTGCTGATGCTGATTACCTCGCTGGTAGGCATGTTTCTGGCCACCCGTGCCGGCGTGCCGTGGGCGGTGCTGCTGTTCGGCAATCTGGGTATCTCGCTGTGTGCCGGCGGCGCGGCGGTGGTCAATCATGTGGTGGACCGACGCATCGATGCGTTGATGGCCCGCACGCACAAGCGGCCCATTGCCGAAGGCCGTGTTTCACCTGCTGCCGCCCTCACCTTCGCCGCATTGCTTGCGATCATCGGTCAGGCGTTACTGTTGACGTTCACCAATGCGCTGGCAGCCTGGCTGACCCTCGCCTCATTGCTCGGTTACGCCGTGATCTACACCGGCTTCCTGAAACGTGCGACACCGCAGAACATCGTCATCGGCGGGCTGGCGGGTGCTGCGCCGCCGATGCTCGGTTGGGTCGCGGTCACCGGGCACATCAGCGCCGAGCCCTTGCTCCTGGTGCTGATCATCTTTGCCTGGACGCCGCCGCATTTCTGGGCACTGGCCATTCATCGCAAAGACGAATATGCCAAGGCCGCCATCCCGATGCTGCCGGTTACTCATGGCGAGCGGTACACCAAGCTGCACATCGTGCTGTACACCTTCGTGCTGTTGGCCGTGAGCCTGATGCCGTTCGTGATCAAGATGAGTGGCGTGCTGTACCTGATCTGCGCGAGCGTGCTGGGGATTCGCTTTCTGCATTGGGCGCTGGTGTTGTACCGTGGCAGCCGGCCGCACGCCGCGATCAACACCTTCAAGTACTCGATCTGGTACTTGCTGCTGCTGTTCATCGCGCTGCTCGTAGATCACTACCTAGTGTTGAATTTATGA
- a CDS encoding twin transmembrane helix small protein, which yields MLKAAIVFMLIATVISLFSGLFFLVKDDASSTRLVKALTVRVTCAAITLALIAYGYFSGQLVYHTPW from the coding sequence ATGCTCAAAGCGGCCATTGTTTTTATGCTCATCGCCACGGTGATCAGCCTGTTCAGCGGCCTGTTCTTTCTGGTCAAGGACGACGCGTCATCCACCCGCCTGGTTAAAGCCCTCACTGTGCGGGTGACCTGCGCCGCCATTACCCTGGCGTTGATTGCCTACGGGTATTTCAGCGGGCAACTGGTTTATCACACGCCTTGGTAA